In the genome of Mustela nigripes isolate SB6536 unplaced genomic scaffold, MUSNIG.SB6536 HiC_scaffold_20283, whole genome shotgun sequence, the window GCTCCGGGCACTATTTATTCTAAGGTAGGCGGAAAGCAGAAGTCTGTGCAGGAGCGGTACATACTAGGGATCGCTCTGTGGCAGGGACCGGGCCACGGAGTTTCCATTGGTCGGGGAACCGCCCAGCTTTAGTTTTTCCAGATATTCAGCATGCACGGGCTTGTGGCACTGGAGAACCTTGATCGCATCTTCGATTTTGAACCACTCTCGCTTCCTCCCAATGCTAACCGAATCTTCCCAATCCTCCAGAATCTCAGTGACAGTCAGTACGTACACGTACGTTCTGTGCTTGCGGTCTTGGTTCTGTTCGAAAATGCCCAGGAGCCGGCCTAACTTCCCCTTGACTCCCGCCTCTTCGTACACCTCTCGGACTGCCGCACCGCCCGGCTCCTCCTCGGGCTCCATGCCCCCGCCCGGCACGATCCAGCGGTCCGGGTACCGACTGCTACTCACTAACAGCACCTCGTCCTCGAGCTCGCTCCGGAAGCAAAGGCACGCCGCCCGCTTCTTGAACCCCTCCGGGTCGTAGGTGCGCGTCTGGTTCGGCTTGCACTTCATCCTCTCGGCCGCCCGCTCCTGCCgctcgctgctgctgctgctgctggggtctcggccgccgccgccgccgccgccgccgcctgagATGCTCGGGAGAGAAAGGACCGACAAGAGCGGTGGGGAGAGAAGGCGCTCCAGGAGTGAGCCGGGGGAGCCCAGGAAGCCCCGGGGGAGATGAGGCGGGGGCGGGCAAAGTACGTCAGTCTGTTCGCTCCTCGTGCGGGCCGGAGGGTCCCGAACGCAGCCGCCTGACTGGACGAGGCGCCGCCGCCCC includes:
- the LOC132009392 gene encoding diphosphoinositol polyphosphate phosphohydrolase 3-beta encodes the protein MKCKPNQTRTYDPEGFKKRAACLCFRSELEDEVLLVSSSRYPDRWIVPGGGMEPEEEPGGAAVREVYEEAGVKGKLGRLLGIFEQNQDRKHRTYVYVLTVTEILEDWEDSVSIGRKREWFKIEDAIKVLQCHKPVHAEYLEKLKLGGSPTNGNSVARSLPQSDP